A single window of Cervus canadensis isolate Bull #8, Minnesota chromosome 17, ASM1932006v1, whole genome shotgun sequence DNA harbors:
- the WDR93 gene encoding WD repeat-containing protein 93 isoform X3, which yields MPNCMDVSQDYVFIGGSKGFSIYNLHNAKQLYVWEKLKVDVISIWATDLGSEILIAPVDETGIVRLFYFYKDGLYLIKAINESEDASKQTTCVKMEISKGGNFAALLLQGAGDIWLDVYKLPKESWIKEVQYPQLTVNTKKKVRQQLQLNIPDSVTADSLDMDMNISFRGDVKLSLPVQIMKIKPPKPITGTTFKSPLEAFAKIAGCRGLGSGQNHYIKASQWEKREAILKATYKKYLDGEWEPEPISMATFYFLLPSRVIPMPAGVKRPPGLACVLGVHWTDHHNFFFYSLNRTLKDKADPEGVWPCAAPIVGSQLSPCSSYLVLACEDGVLSLWDLAQGLTLGVVALPEKCFCQSIHFLKYFLVHKGQNVYPEGSVKCHMKCVVLCTDASLHLVTASGVQNSTISLLVERPVKYLDEAICAVAPVQALPGMVLTFSRDGSVFLMDVAKSQIVCSFAPPRSYSLVAPWNPVFVVSLHHPCFLLRGDHPDEIGSASKAEDIPNSIFYFNFEDYPLLENFSRNCTIPQASILDPPTFAQALPLEERCEKFFQKSIQNLAKSKVKEEEHWTRLRRYSLLLQKEDLKK from the exons ATGCCAAACTGCATGGATGTTTCCCAAGACTATGTGTTTATTGGAGGAAGCAAAGGATTCTCTATCTATAATCTGCATAATGCTAAACAATTATATGTTTGGGAGAAACTTAAGGTTGATGTCATTTCCATCTGGGCCACAGATTTGGGGAGTGAAATACTTATTGCTCCTGTGGATGAAACAG gtATCGTTcgactgttttatttttataaggatGGTCTTTACCTCATCAAAGCCATCAATGAATCG gAGGACGCCAGCAAGCAAACCACCTGTGTAAAGATGGAAATTTCTAAAGGAGGGAACTTTGCAGCCTTGCTCCTACAGG gagccggGGACATTTGGCTGGATGTGTATAAACTGCCCAAGGAGTCTTGGATCAAGGAAGTGCAGTACCCCCAACTCACcgtaaatacaaagaaaaaagtcagacagcAGCTGCAATTG AACATTCCTGATTCTGTGACTGCAGATAGTTTAGATATG GATATGAACATTTCTTTCAGAGGAGATGTTAAGTTGAGTCTTCCAGttcaaataatgaaaatcaaACCACCCAAACCAATTACAG GTACCACATTTAAGAGCCCCCTGGAAGCCTTTGCAAAGATAGCAGGCTGCCGCGGGCTGGGCTCTGGGCAGAATCACTACATCAAGGCAAGCCAGTGGGAGAAGCGGGAGGCAATCTTAAAAGCCACCTACAAGAAGTACCTGGATGGGGAATGGGAGCCTGAGCCGATCAG TATGGCTACGTTCTACTTCCTCCTCCCCAGTCGCGTAATCCCAATGCCAGCGGGAGTCAAGAGACCCCCAG gGCTCGCCTGTGTCCTTGGTGTACACTGGACTGACCATCACAACTTTTTCTTCTATTCACTTAACCGGACGCTGAAGGATAAAGCTG ACCCCGAGGGCGTGTGGCCATGCGCCGCGCCCATCGTGGGGTCCCAGCTCAGTCCCTGCTCTTCCTACCTGGTGCTGGCCTGCGAGGACGGCGTGCTCTCGCTCTGGGACCTGGCGCAAG gaCTCACTCTTGGAGTCGTTGCTCTTCCTGAAAAGTGCTTCTGCCAAAGCATCCACTTCCTGAAATACTTCCTAGTCCACAAAGGACAGAATGTGTATCCGGAGGGCTCAGTGAAATGCCACATGAAATGCGTGGTGCTGTGTACAGACGCGTCTCTCCATCTGGTGACAGCCTCGGGGGTCCAGAACTCCACCATCAGTCTTCTGGTGGAGAG GCCGGTGAAGTACCTGGATGAAGCCATCTGTGCCGTGGCCCCGGTCCAGGCCTTACCTGGGATG GTGCTGACTTTTTCCAGAGACGGCTCTGTGTTCCTCATGGACGTGGCCAAGTCGCAGATCGTCTGCTCCTTTGCTCCCCCCAGATCCTACTCCCTGGTGGCCCCCTGGAACCCAGTGTTTGTCGTGTCTTTACACCACCCGTGTTTCCTGCTGCGAG GAGACCATCCAGATGAAATTGGATCTGCCAGCAAAGCTGAGGACATCCcaaattctattttctattttaattttgaggACTACCCACTCCTAGAAAACTTCTCAAGAAACTGCACCATTCCTCAAGCTAGCATACTGGACCCCCCAACATTTGCCCAGGCATTGCCCCTGGAGGAGAGATGCGAGAAATTCTTCCAAAAGAG